In the Parus major isolate Abel chromosome 4A, Parus_major1.1, whole genome shotgun sequence genome, one interval contains:
- the LOC107203847 gene encoding putative P2Y purinoceptor 10, whose protein sequence is MESNVSSGNCSYPQMSFQSTLYATTYTLIFIPGLLANSAALWVLCRFLSRKSKAVIFMINLAVADLAHVLSLPLRTYYYINHSWPFGSFLCQVCFYLKYLNMYASICFLSCISIQRYLFLLHPFRAKGWKRRYDVAISALVWLLVGAACLPLIIVRSPALSNSINSCFSDLGVKQLSPGAAIALVTVAELFGFVIPFGTIAWCTWRMWHSLREGPTALQDAGEKRKALRMVLMCAAVFFICFTPYHINFPFFMMVIENVIRDCAVHRSTLRFHPISLCLASLNCCLDPVLYYFMTSEFQAQLLRHGCVALRARLPPRRSSASGTDSAHDIRVRKRNLPRLKFWSLPKFFGQINSMDIPPMPPDELLLESIS, encoded by the coding sequence ATGGAGAGCAACGTGTCCTCCGGGAACTGTTCCTACCCCCAGATGTCCTTCCAGTCCACCCTCTACGCCACCACCTACACCCTCATCTTCATCCCGGGGCTGCTGGCCAACAGCGCTGCCCTGTGGGTCCTGTGCCGCTTCCTCAGCAGGAAGAGCAAAGCCGTCATCTTCATGATCAACCTGGCCGTGGCCGACCTGGCCCAcgtcctgtccctgcccctgcgGACTTACTACTACATCAACCACAGCTGGCCCTTCGGGAGCTTCCTGTGCCAGGTGTGCTTCTACCTGAAGTACCTCAACATGTACGCCAGCATCTGCTTCCTCAGCTGCATCAGCATCCAGCGGTACCTGTTCCTGCTGCACCCCTTCCGAGCCAAGGGCTGGAAGCGCCGCTACGACGTGGCCATCAGCGCCCTGGTCTGGCTCTTGGTGGgggctgcctgcctgcccctcATCATCGTcaggagcccagccctgtccaactCCATCAACAGCTGCTTCTCGGACCTGGGCGTGAAGCAGCTCAGCCCCGGGGCCGCCATCGCGCTGGTGACGGTGGCGGAGCTGTTCGGCTTCGTCATCCCCTTCGGCACCATCGCCTGGTGCACGTGGAGGATGTGGCATTCCCTGCGGGAGGGCCCCACGGCGCTGCAGGACGCCGGCGAGAAGCGCAAGGCCCTGAGGATGGTCCTCATGTGCGCCGCcgtcttcttcatctgcttcacCCCCTACCACATCAACTTCCCCTTCTTCATGATGGTGATCGAGAACGTCATCCGGGACTGCGCCGTGCACCGGAGCACGCTGCGCTTCCACCCCATCTCCCTGTGCCTGGCCAGCCTCAACTGCTGCCTGGACCCCGTCCTCTACTACTTCATGACCTCCGAGTTCCAGGCGCAGCTGCTGCGCCACGGCTGCGTGGCCCTGAGGGCTCGGCTCCCGCCCCGCCGGAGCAGCGCCTCCGGCACCGACAGCGCCCACGACATCCGTGTCAGGAAGAGGAATCTCCCTCGCCTCAAGTTCTGGTCTCTTCCCAAGTTCTTCGGCCAAATAAACAGCATGGACATCCCCCCCATGCCGCCCGACGAGCTGCTCCTGGAGTCCATCTCGTGA